A stretch of DNA from Kwoniella mangroviensis CBS 8507 chromosome 1 map unlocalized Ctg01, whole genome shotgun sequence:
CGGTTTTCAGAATTATAGTTAGATGTAAAATATACGATACATGTCATATTACTAGACTTTATGTACAACAGATAAATGCTCTTCTCCTATTGCCTATGCCGAATCACTCGTCAACCGCCCAATTCTAGTTCGGAGCCTGTGAAGTTGTCAACTTGTTCAACAAAGCTGGTTCTATTGCTCAGTATGACCAAAGAGCGAGATCGTTCAGATTGACCGTTTGACATCTTCCAGTAATTGCCTGTTAGATGAAACGACAAACACAACTTTTTCTGGGCATCTAGCTCAAATTCCATCTATACTGATATCTATATCCCTTTGACCTCCTGCTTCAATTTAGccaattccttctcctgCGCTATCAGTCTTTCTCTGCGATAACAAGTTGACCAAACGAATCAGCGGAATCCCTTATCTTCGTATAAATTTATCACGATCAAATGACATAGTGCACCGAATGcagaatgggatgatctaTGGTGTATGGTCTATCTGATATGATAaccctcactcacctccatttATCCAtttgatcaacaatcttcctcctcgcCTCAGCCAACTTGTTGAATTCCGCTCTTTCCATCTGCAACGAAAATTCGAGTGGTACGTCCGCCGATCCCAATTCTCCCCCTACCAATTCGTTTCGTGCACCTGCACCGATGACAGATGGGGTGGGTGATTGAAATTCCGTATTGGCTCTTAATCCCAATACGCTCTGtctaccattcttctttgacttctCCTGACCGGTAGACCCGGGATCATATTCGTCCCTTTGAGTTTTAGCTCTTCTGTTGATTTTTGGTAAACCCTTTGGAGGATGGTCATTAAGTATATCCAAGAAGTTCTTAGGTGGATCGGAGAATACAATCTCATCGTATTGCCATGAATGAACAGGTAAGATAGCTGTCATAGCTGCTGTTTGCTGTTGTTGAAGATCTTGTTGAACTATTATCTCGTCATTTACTGGGTGTGTTTGTTCTGATGTTTGAGTGGGTTCTAAGACTATcgatccttcaccttcctgaACCGAGTTTGACGATTCACCAACAGGTGCAGGCGTTACGATGATTTCTTCCTTTACTTCCTCGTtgtcatcatccttcttctccggCGGTACAGGCGTAGCAGCTGGTGTAGGTTCCTGTATTGGCTCAGGCGCAGGAGTATTGACCACAGAAGTGTTGgctgtacctgtacctgtaaCTACTCTACCTTCTGTAGGAGGTGCGACTAATCCCTTGATAGGTAATCCCCAATGATGTAATTTGATAGGATGGTTGAGGGTTAATGGTTTCTCGGACGATTCGGGGATAAATTGGACACGAATTTGAACGACGAACTCTCCCCAACCTGTTTCGGTCACTTTGAAAGGTGGTTTGTCGAATGCTATTTCAAGGTGATCAGCAAAAGGAAATCGAATTTCAAGTCAATGCTCAACCTGAGATTGCGTTGAGCTTGtttgaggtgatgatgattgtcaactcacctcgattGGGTTGAGGATAAGTGTCATGTAATTTGAATGTGACTTTCTTAATCAGATAACTCAGgtcatcctctcctccagGCAAGTAGTCTATATCATCTTTTTCTATATCTCCTGAAGGTAATTTGTTGGGTGGTGGGGAAGTAGCCGAAGTGAGGAATACTGTCCAGCGGTGTGTGTCTGTAATGTGATTcaaatgtcagcttcagGTGTCCCGAAGTCCACCTATGGTGGATATAGGGAGATGAATTGTGTAGTGTGTTTGATGAGTAGATGCATGGATTCATACTCACGCCCTGGTGGTGCTGTCGCCTTCTCTTCGTCCGTCAATAACCTAGCATGAGAACCGTAGATGATCGGTCGGTGGACTTGGATGCCCTAAACAAGGAGGTACGGAGGTGTGAGCTTTGTTCTTGCGTCAAACGAAACGAatgtcagctcacctttatccTCTCTGACGATGACATGGTTTGTGTGTCCAGACTGATGTGGTGATGCACACTGTGAAATGAAGAatggtgaggaggaagtagcAGTTGGAGATTGACTTTGCcaaaacaacaacaacacacTCGGTTATCAGATCAGATTACGTGGTGGGATCGATTCCTTTGTCATCGGCCTGTATTGCCACATCATGATCGAAACAATTGATGGGAAATGACGTTTTTAGCATTTCAGTACCAAACCGGTTAATCGCACCGTAGACTACGAGTTGcaagagatgggagatgggatttCCCTGAATAACACCTCTTCACAGCAGTGTCATGTTATCTCACTCTcctatgtatatatatatatatatatacctgtCACTGTCACTTCCCCCCTATCAATTCAATCAACAGTCCATTACTACCAGCACCCAATAGATCAATACCAGCAACATGTCTCAGGCAGGTGGCTACTTCAAAACCGCCATATCCCTGTTATCGCACCTGGAAGAAGGGAAGCCTCACTCGTCCATCACCGATTGGGTAGAGGTCTTATCTTCTGACAGGTACGATGAACTGAGTTTGGACGGTATACCAGAACTGGTGGAGAGCGTCAATATCCAAGGATACCAAGGTACTACCGTGAGTCCTATTTCGATCTTGCCTTTTTCCATCCTGGATTCGTGATTGACACTCATCTATCTCGGTATTTAGGAAGCTGCAAGAGCGATTCGAAAGAAATTGAAGTATGGGAATGTCCATCGACAACTCAGAGCGTTGGTCATTCTCCGAGCGTTGACTGAGAATGCTGGGAAGGGTTTCCAACTGGGTTGGGCGAACTCACAGCTCAtggagaggttgagagaaATGGCGAATGATGTGAGTAGTTTCCTCATCAAATCATGATAATGTCTGGCTAATGCCAAGGCCAAATTCTCTCAGTCACTCCTCGATCCtaaagtgaagaagagattgatacTGGTATTCCATGCTTGGTCCCTTCACTACAAGGTTAGTCGTTTCACCCCTGAGCGTATTAGAAGCCAGCTGACTCGATTATATAGGATGAGCCCCGAATGCAAGAGGTAGCTCGACTATACAGTAAATACGGTGGAGCCGGACCCGGtgtaaagaaggtgagttagtTTGAACCCTCATAAACAGTTTGTCTATCCCTCCACAAATACCGACTTTGAGCGTACTTGACCAATCCTTGTTCTCCAAACTGACTTTGTAACCTTGTTAGCCAACCCCGATGGCCCCTACCAAACaatcatccacctcctctacctcttccgcCCCCACTTCTGCCAATAGAGGTACCTTCGACGACGATCTCTTCTCTCACGATTGGGCGCCATCGAAATCCGCTCGTGGACCCGATACCTACACCGACCTAGCAGCAGCCAAGGCCGACGCCGACGCCAGAAAGCGTGAGCGGGAGAGTCGAATTTTGATCGAACAGCGGGAAGCTGAAGTCGAGCGACGGGAGAGAGAGTTGAAGAGGAAACAAGATATGGCTGCATTAGAGGCTAGGAGACAAAAGGAAGCtgcggaagaagctgagagaagaaggaaagcgaaagaggatGCTAAGAAAAAGGGTTCTCAACCTAAAAGACCACCATTCGACTTCCAAAAGGAGAAACCGCAAGTCATGGTGGCTATTGCGAACGCTATTCAATGTGCGAATAATCTGGTCAACTCTTGTAGGGTTAGTTGATAGTTCAACTTGATGAGCAATACAGGAGCGATCGAAAGGCCcataagctgatatgaaACCTGTTATACCCATAGCTCATCGATCGATCTGTCGAGAGTGTCCTGGAATCGCCCAAAGTGCAAGATAATCTCGACAAAGCTAAAGCAGCAAGGAGGAACGTTATCAGATATATCCAACTTGTCACGGACGAAGAGTTCGTTGGTACTTTATTGGAAGCGAATGAAAAGATTGTCGAGGCCATTCAACTGTATGACAGGGTGAGTTATTGCTTCTCAATATTGGTGATGCACCATCTCTGAAAACTTCCTTACTTTGCAATATGTGTGCTTTAGCTCTCTAAACCAGCGGTGCTCGACTCTGACTCAGATGACGAAGCCAAAGAGACCGAGGCTCTCGCCAAGCGACTTGCCGCCCAGAAGTTGGAAGCTAATCGAACgggtgagatcgatcaattgcAATCgagacagaagaaggaatctGCCAGAAGGGAATTGAAGAGACAACAATCGCACCAGGCCCAACCCAAATCTAGCAGAAGTGCCGGTGCGGCACATCCTGATTTGGCCGATCTAGATTTCGGTGGTAGTATCTCTACGAAGGACCGGGGTCTGCCGAAGCCTATTAGACCCGATAGTGATCAAGAGTCGTATGGACAAGGGTGAGTGGGGGTTTTCTGTTGTCTTGGAGTCGAACCTCATGACCTCTCTACCAAATTGTAGCGATCGTGTTCGTCATTTAGCTGATCGTCTTGGTTATTTCACAGCTCTCTCTCTGACTTCTCAGACTACGAGTACGACTCGTCCGACGAAGAATGGCGTGCGTCTCACCAAAAAGCTCGATCGAGGGGACCTTCAAGACGACAATCTCTCGCTGCCGAGCCACAACAATACCAACGACAAGCCCCTGCAAGGGATTACGAGGCTTTAGACGATGACTTTACCGGTGGGGCAGGTGGTGGTAACAGAAAGGGACTGTTGGACCCCAACGACCCATTCGGGGATCCGTTTGcggatgataatgatacgCCCATCCAGGAGAATAGGAGGATGCAATGTGAGTGTACTGTTAGGCTCAAAGACGCTGTTTCTAGTTAAGCTAATTGATTATTTTCATAGGGGCTGAAATCTAAATGTAACAAGAAAAGCGATTTACGTGTACTTCATCGGCGATGGAGTGAACACATGGAGTGAAAGGATTATCATTGTGGTAAACTCTATACTCTGTATTGGGCTTATGGGAATAATTGGATATGAAATTATACATTTGTTAAGGGCGAACGTCTATTTTATCATTGTAGGAGGAAGGTACCTCTGATTTACTCTCGTATACGCTGACCTTAGTCCATTAATCAATCTTCCCTATTCCAGTCTTTCAACTTTATTTGCGGTTCTGCCTAATACCCCTAACAATCTCTCTACGTACTCTTGTATTTAATTAATGAATGATAAAGAATGCAACCCGGTTCGCAGTCATAGCATTTTGATTAAATACATGGTGCATCAGTGTTACTACTTATTCCTATGATCTAACGCACCAACAGCCTTTCTCATACCCTCTCTTACCAaccccactcccacttcgCCCGCCATCTTCGCGACTCCCTTGATTGTAAACCAACTTTCCACTCCGTTCGCAGCGGTCATCTGCCATCCACCAATCTGCCCCAATTCATCTCCTGCACCTCTAACCCTTCCAaattccctctcatcatctttcctgCTCTTACTAAGTTCACCTCGAGTGGTTATATTCGGTTGAGCACCTGCTCCACCCATTAACAATTTCTTTAACGGTCCTAATTCATTTATGATTTCCAATCCCGTTCCTCTAAACCAATTTACAATTCCATTCCTCGCTCTGAATATATAATGTAATTTATCTGTTGTCGACAGTATCAAGTGATTTAGAGGATATCTCTCACGGGGATAATCAGCTAAGCTAGTTATACTACCCAAATCACCACCTAACTTCCATGTATTTTCTAACACCTCCGCTAAACATCTTACATCCGCTAAGCCTTGATTCAAACCTTGTCCAGCTAATGGGTGGATCGTATGTGCCGCATCACCTACTAATGCAGTTCTCTGTCCTAAATATTCGTTCGCGTGGGAGAGACGAAGAGGGAATGAAGCTACCGAGGGAGCATGGATGGATGTGATTGTAGGAGGTAAGATAGGTTGGTCCGTCTCTCCTACTGTATTACCAGGTATAGGTAACGAAGCTAGTAGTTCGTTTATCCGATTTGCGGAAAATGGTTGACCGAGTTGATCGGCCCGGATCATCTCATCGGTGAGAGCGGTCAGTGTAGATTCAGGTAATTGGTATCCACAATTGACCATCAATGTCAACGCCTCTGGAGATAGTCTTTTGAGGGCAGCGGCATGAAGAGGTAAGGTTGACCAAACCATCGTTGAAGCTTCGGAGCTTAATGGGAGGAATGCGATGGGACCGGTAGGGAGGAATCGCTGGAAAGCTGTCGTATTAGGGTAGAGTGGTGAAGGGGGATGATTGAGGGTCGCTACTACTGCATGAGTCTGGTAGGCGTGGCCGTACGTCTCAATTTTCGAAAACAATCGGACGGGAGAGTTGGGTCCGTCTGCGCCGACCTGTATTTGGAGCATCATAATGAATTAGCTATGTAATATTTGATTACAAGTCGGAGAAGCACAATGAGTCAGAACAAATG
This window harbors:
- a CDS encoding ubiquinone biosynthesis monooxygenase COQ6, whose amino-acid sequence is MRANVSLLSVPRASGKTLCPRPLSLPSASRSSINHHPRSLHTPPSSLVGRDVRTSPCNPQAILLSRTSVGGTRNHSSSPAVEPPAAIPEISEENSYDIVIIGGANAGLAFACALLSQPTISSTTKILLLEGSSLDKTRNWSGEGDWENRISSLTWENISWLETIGVWKHIEQSRSCPVEEMIIWANPSPNSFPTIHFPPLGHPMARMTENMNLQRALLRRIEEIGKGKVDLKEGKKVQEMRLGEGQRWVGLRVGETEWIKGSLVVGADGPNSPVRLFSKIETYGHAYQTHAVVATLNHPPSPLYPNTTAFQRFLPTGPIAFLPLSSEASTMVWSTLPLHAAALKRLSPEALTLMVNCGYQLPESTLTALTDEMIRADQLGQPFSANRINELLASLPIPGNTVGETDQPILPPTITSIHAPSVASFPLRLSHANEYLGQRTALVGDAAHTIHPLAGQGLNQGLADVRCLAEVLENTWKLGGDLGSITSLADYPRERYPLNHLILSTTDKLHYIFRARNGIVNWFRGTGLEIINELGPLKKLLMGGAGAQPNITTRGELSKSRKDDEREFGRVRGAGDELGQIGGWQMTAANGVESWFTIKGVAKMAGEVGVGLVREGMRKAVGALDHRNK